A genome region from Musa acuminata AAA Group cultivar baxijiao chromosome BXJ3-5, Cavendish_Baxijiao_AAA, whole genome shotgun sequence includes the following:
- the LOC135638068 gene encoding uncharacterized protein LOC135638068, translated as MEIGDRQETRLVIDDGWAISSSSSSSFPPFASTSLCRICHEEEEESSTSMESPCACSGTLKFAHRECIQRWCDEKGSNVCEICLQIFEPGYTFPEKKAKLDVAVTIRGSLEIPRPNYDPENQGFVTASDDAAGANYPECSAASSRSVSCCRYVAIVFTIMLLIRHFITVTTVGADQFPFSIATVFLLRASGIILPFYLVMQFISAVQLAQRQYQIEQLHRRINSGGLEEEDEIEHHPIRS; from the exons atggAAATTGGAGACAGACAGGAAACTAGATTGGTCATAGATGATGGGTGGGCTATatcgtcatcttcttcttcatcttttccTCCTTTTGCTTCCACAAGCCTGTGCAGAATTTGccatgaagaggaggaagagagctcCACGAGCATGGAATCCCCTTGCGCTTGTTCTGGGACGCTGAAG TTTGCTCACAGAGAATGCATTCAGAGGTGGTGTGATGAGAAGGGAAGCAACGTTTGTGAAATTTGCCTTCAG ATATTTGAACCAGGCTATACCTTTCCTGAGAAGAAGGCAAAACTGGATGTGGCAGTGACCATCAG AGGAAGCTTGGAGATCCCCAGACCAAATTATGATCCTGAAAACCAAGGATTCGTCACTGCAAGTGATGATGCAGCAGGCGCAAACTATCCAGAGTGCTCTGCCGCATCAAGTAGAAGTGTCTCGTGCTGTCGATATGTGGCTATCGTG TTTACAATTATGTTGCTGATCAGGCATTTCATCACAGTGACAACAGTCGGAGCTGATCAATTTCCATTCAGCATTGCTACG GTGTTTCTGCTAAGAGCTAGTGGAATTATACTTCCCTTCTATTTAGTAATGCAGTTCATATCGGCAGTTCAGCTGGCACAGCGGCAGTATCAGATCGAGCAGCTCCAT AGAAGAATTAATTCTGGTGGATTGGAGGAAGAGGATGAGATCGAACACCACCcaatcagatcatga